Part of the Quercus robur chromosome 5, dhQueRobu3.1, whole genome shotgun sequence genome, ttttacaaataacaacttaccatatTAACAgttgtgattttctttttttttttggtgactaAACTTAACGTTTCAAGAtttctattttgaaactatCGGCCAAGACAACCAGCTAAAAACTTTTAAGTATTTATGCAAGTTACTTCTATGCCTATTCCTTCCTAAATCCACTTTTTTATCCTTTCACTCAGACAGTATATGATTGAAAGGTTAAGAtgtaattcatcaaaaaaatgctaagaaaATTGATCaacaacaacacacacacacacacacacacacacacaacccaacaaataaataaaaccaatgGAACCATCATATTTTCAGGCCTTGCATATCACTTTTGCCTCAAATATGTAGATTACATTGTGCTCAGGCTGAGAGTTTATCAAATTGTTTACAACACTGACTTAACAAGGAATCAATTAAATGATCACAATAAGATACAAAGAAGCCCTACaattaattacaaaaagaaactAGAATtattcacatatatataatgcAGCTTTACCCAACTTTTTAAACTCACAGTTACAAGAAAATTGCTTATCATGGACCCTACCACGTCCTGAAAGGAATAAATCAAGCATCACTCCAAGTATCATCATCATCCCCATCATCACTCCCAACAGCCTGACAAATTTCTTCACTATGAGTTTCATACATGACAAGAGAATGAACatataaaggaaaaagaagagtaaGGGGAGTGAGAAATTGGAACCTGGCGAATTGCATTTGCTTTCTCCAAGATTGCAGTGACTTGGACATTGGTTGGCGCTGGCGTATTAGTTGGCTTTGCAGTCACTGTGCGTCTCAGGTTAAAAGACTGGTATAATATAGAAACAGCACAAGTAGCTAGAGTTAACTCCATTTTATTGTATAGAAAATCTATCTAGCAGGGTCATACAAGTACGGACATATAACTTCAGAAAAATGATGCATAACTGGAAGTACTGATCAAGGCACAAGTTTATTACAACATAACCAATTACTATATTAAGATATCTACAATCACAGACAGACATAAACATGCTCAAAGTACACAttaactcaagcctatggaccCCAGAATTAGTCCTGGCATTTAGTATGTACAGTATAATATCCACCACCCCCCCACAcccccttctttctttttcttctttttctcctgaCTTGAAAACAGGATATTTATTAATATGATATAAGCCAAGCTTGCATATTAGTTTTCACAATGATATGTTTAGAACCATCCAGTAATCCAAATGCAgaatcttgttttatttttgcttttgccttttcttttcctagataagaaacaaaatttatCAATAAGGATCAAGGAGCTTTCTTCGTAATCTAAAATCATGCCAGAACTTATGTGCTAGAACTCAATCATCTTTAAATGAGGTTAACTCAGAGTATGAGGCAGCTAACTGTCAGTCACAAATTCTCACTCTTTAAGAAAGCCCACGTTATTTAACTTGTATAACCTCTGATCTTTTACACATTTCACATTCAATCCAAACCAGTCCCATATATAGGTAGCTTTCACATTCACCAGGAATTTGAAAAGCAGCCAAAGTACAAAAGAGAGTGGCTACTTACTTTCGATCTTATTTGTTGTAGGAAATCTCCCCTTTCATCCATTTCCGTACCATTCACAGCTTGATTAGCTTCTTTTTGCCCATTCAACTTCTGCTGGTCCTGCTGCCAAATACAATTTTATGACTTCTATGAGGCAAttcacattttttattaaatactaaaattactaattaaagaACAATAAATGAATTACACCACCATGGTACCTTGCTCTTCTGTTCTACAATATTGGCCTCCTTGTTAGTATCTTGTTGCTTCGCTGGGGCTGGCTTAGGTTGCTGAAACATGGCAGATCCCAAAAGTTTCAGATCAAATGCAGATTTAAGAGCTTCATATAGATTGTCTTCTTCGTCTTCTGTCACATCCACATGGGGTTTGGACATCCGCCATTGTGCAGGAGGCAGAGGTGGAGGTTGTGGGGTAGGCTGTCCAGGATATTCCAACTTGAGGAGATTAGGATCGTCATTTGTTTTTTGCAGAAGAACAGGATTCACAGTATCAAAATTGGGAAGATCAAGGAAAGGACCAGACAGAGAAGGTTCCACACCATTTCTGGTGTCTGCACTTTTGTTTCCACCATCAATGTGGACACCATTATTGGCTGTTCCCACAAAATCCATAGAGCTTGACATAGATTCCCCCGATGGGATTCTGCATAAGGCATCATATAGTTCAAGATTGTTGATTTCAGGAATCTCACCAGATTCCCACTGCTCAGAATTTGACTCAGAGTGATGGCTAAGACAATCATCAGACTTAGAAGGAGATGATCTACAAAATGTGTCATCATCAGACTCAGAAACAAATTCATTCAGAGGAATATCAGGCTCAGGGACCAACTGAAATGATGGAAACATGTCTCTCATGCCTTCAAAGCGTTGGTTCCCATCAGGAAATTTCAGTTTTAGTTTGGACGTCTCAAAGCCATTTAGGGGATGGAAAGATATTTTCATATGTTCAAGAGGTGGTGAAGAAGTAAGTGAATCTACAGGAGACCCATGTCCAAGCTGCTCTTCGATAGTTGTCTCAGGAATTGTTTGATTCACAACTCTATGCTGCCCACTACATTGCTCCAATCCAACAGCATCCACAGAACTAACAGGTTCAGGATTGTCATGATGAACAAGTGAAACTTTTTTATACAAACCATTTGCTAGTAGCCTCCGGCTGAGTCCGAACACTAGAGATGAGTTTTCATCATTTTCCTGATTGCCTTCAGCATAACTGGATTTCATATCTGGTGCTACTGGCATCACGGTTTTAGGTGCCATTACACTAATTTCACACTTGGAATCTGAATCAACTGGTGAAAATCCTGAATCTGTCTTCTTGGTGGAGACACCATCTTGGCATGATGTGGAGCATACATAACTTGGATCCTTTTCAATGACTCCAGCTTTCTTGGCCAATATATCTTGTTTTGCTTCATGCTCATCACCTCTGAGCATGAAACCATGTGCTGGCAGGCAAACTGTTTCATCTTTACTTCTGTTCACTGAATCCTGTTTCATAGCATTCTGCATGGTGAAATCAGGAGGTTTTGATGGTTCAAGTCCTAACAAGCCACCATTAGTCCAGAAAGTATTTGAATGAACACCAGAAATGTCAGCAGGAGTTTCTTGAGACTTGAAAAATCCGCTTATGATCTTACCCCTCGATGGATCCCTGAAATCAGAAATTTCAGAGGCAGAGGATATTGGACCACTAACAGATACTGAATTGGAATCATCAAGAATATCAGAGCTTTCACTGGAATCATTGTCTACTGAATGGTCTAAATTAGGAGATATTTTAGCCATTTGAGGAATATGTTCATGCGCAAAACTCTCTGGGGAATCTGAGTTGGGTATGTTTGATAGCATTCCTTCATTTGAGGAAATGTAGGATGCAGTATGAGATTCCAATTCTGGAGGATTATGGTCTGAACTATTCACAGGAAGCTCATGGATTACATCTATtccttcatcatcactatcagAGTTATACAGCTCAACTTCCCTTTTTGTTTGACAGTCAAtatcattttcagattctgATTCAATAGTGTTGAGTGCATCCATGTAATTATCTGTTTCGCTTTCAATGTCATCAATTTGATTCATGCCAGACATCAACTCAAGACTATTTTCATGTAGGCCATCCACATGATCATCATTTCTAAGGTTAACTCCTCTCCCTTCGTGTGTATCCATTTGATCAACATTTCTTAGGTTAACTCCTCTCCCTTCATGTGTATATATTTGATCAACATTTCTAAGGTTAACTTCGCTCCCTTCAAGTGTATTCATTTGATCAACATTTCTAAGGTTAACCCCTCTCCCTTCATGTGTATCCATTTGATCAACATTTCTAAGGTCAACTCCTCTCCCTTCATGTGTATCCATTTGATCAACATTTCTAAGGTCAACTCCTCTCCCTTCATGTGTATTCATTTGATCAACAATTCTAAGGGTAACTCCTCTCCCTTCATGTTTATCCATTTGATCAACATTTCTAAGGTCAACTCCTCTCCCTTCATGTGTATTCATTTGATCAACAA contains:
- the LOC126726189 gene encoding protein SCAR1 isoform X31, with product MPLVRLEVRNEYGLGQPELYKETNRDDPKAVLDGVAVAGLVGILRQLGDLAEFGAEVFHGLQEQIMTTASRSHKLKVRVQRIEVALPSLEKAVLTQTSHIHFAYTAGSEWHPRIRNEQNHFIYNDLPRFIMDSYEGCRDPPRLHLLDKFDTGGPGSCLKRYSDPTFFKKVFFTSDEATEKTQANRKARRSKKKRSSQRNGQVLRSTSISNRSSRLQFASPTVNRQTSPLQTTSAVDIMSNSDMGDCSNSFDSRSGLQFTSHIVNGRTSPQTASTVDTTLDPGDHANSYDSRTASGYIECVFHPSHSVQPEQQESPSSRLMQPNDTLDSTFPEEETKAIVDNFPQSLLQEQIASGSCVTWDEKSEIVEPKGHQSDRDEAPETLLSNSDTDTHEGRGVDLRNVDQMDTHEGGGVNLRNVDQIDTHEGSGVNLRNVDQMDTHEGSGVNLRNVDQMDTHEGRGVDLRNVDQMDKHEGRGVTLRNVDQMDTHEGRGVDLRNVDQMDTHEGRGVNLRNVDQMNTLEGSEVNLRNVDQIYTHEGRGVNLRNVDQMDTHEGRGVNLRNDDHVDGLHENSLELMSGMNQIDDIESETDNYMDALNTIESESENDIDCQTKREVELYNSDSDDEGIDVIHELPVNSSDHNPPELESHTASYISSNEGMLSNIPNSDSPESFAHEHIPQMAKISPNLDHSVDNDSSESSDILDDSNSVSVSGPISSASEISDFRDPSRGKIISGFFKSQETPADISGVHSNTFWTNGGLLGLEPSKPPDFTMQNAMKQDSVNRSKDETVCLPAHGFMLRGDEHEAKQDILAKKAGVIEKDPSYVCSTSCQDGVSTKKTDSGFSPVDSDSKCEISVMAPKTVMPVAPDMKSSYAEGNQENDENSSLVFGLSRRLLANGLYKKVSLVHHDNPEPVSSVDAVGLEQCSGQHRVVNQTIPETTIEEQLGHGSPVDSLTSSPPLEHMKISFHPLNGFETSKLKLKFPDGNQRFEGMRDMFPSFQLVPEPDIPLNEFVSESDDDTFCRSSPSKSDDCLSHHSESNSEQWESGEIPEINNLELYDALCRIPSGESMSSSMDFVGTANNGVHIDGGNKSADTRNGVEPSLSGPFLDLPNFDTVNPVLLQKTNDDPNLLKLEYPGQPTPQPPPLPPAQWRMSKPHVDVTEDEEDNLYEALKSAFDLKLLGSAMFQQPKPAPAKQQDTNKEANIVEQKSKQDQQKLNGQKEANQAVNGTEMDERGDFLQQIRSKSFNLRRTVTAKPTNTPAPTNVQVTAILEKANAIRQAVGSDDGDDDDTWSDA
- the LOC126726189 gene encoding protein SCAR3 isoform X22 encodes the protein MPLVRLEVRNEYGLGQPELYKETNRDDPKAVLDGVAVAGLVGILRQLGDLAEFGAEVFHGLQEQIMTTASRSHKLKVRVQRIEVALPSLEKAVLTQTSHIHFAYTAGSEWHPRIRNEQNHFIYNDLPRFIMDSYEGCRDPPRLHLLDKFDTGGPGSCLKRYSDPTFFKKVFFTSDEATEKTQANRKARRSKKKRSSQRNGQVLRSTSISNRSSRLQFASPTVNRQTSPLQTTSAVDIMSNSDMGDCSNSFDSRSGLQFTSHIVNGRTSPQTASTVDTTLDPGDHANSYDSRTASGYIECVFHPSHSVQPEQQESPSSRLMQPNDTLDSTFPEEETKAIVDNFPQSLLQEQIASGSCVTWDEKSEIVEPKGHQSDRDEAPETLLSNSDTDTHEGRGVDLRNVDQMDTHEGGGVNLRNVDQIDTHEGSGVNLRNVDQMDTHEGSGVNLRNVDQMDTHEGRGVDLRNVDQMDKHEGRGVTLRIVDQMNTHEGRGVDLRNVDQMDTHEGRGVDLRNVDQMDTHEGRGVNLRNVDQMNTLEGSEVNLRNVDQIYTHEGRGVNLRNVDQMDTHEGRGVNLRNDDHVDGLHENSLELMSGMNQIDDIESETDNYMDALNTIESESENDIDCQTKREVELYNSDSDDEGIDVIHELPVNSSDHNPPELESHTASYISSNEGMLSNIPNSDSPESFAHEHIPQMAKISPNLDHSVDNDSSESSDILDDSNSVSVSGPISSASEISDFRDPSRGKIISGFFKSQETPADISGVHSNTFWTNGGLLGLEPSKPPDFTMQNAMKQDSVNRSKDETVCLPAHGFMLRGDEHEAKQDILAKKAGVIEKDPSYVCSTSCQDGVSTKKTDSGFSPVDSDSKCEISVMAPKTVMPVAPDMKSSYAEGNQENDENSSLVFGLSRRLLANGLYKKVSLVHHDNPEPVSSVDAVGLEQCSGQHRVVNQTIPETTIEEQLGHGSPVDSLTSSPPLEHMKISFHPLNGFETSKLKLKFPDGNQRFEGMRDMFPSFQLVPEPDIPLNEFVSESDDDTFCRSSPSKSDDCLSHHSESNSEQWESGEIPEINNLELYDALCRIPSGESMSSSMDFVGTANNGVHIDGGNKSADTRNGVEPSLSGPFLDLPNFDTVNPVLLQKTNDDPNLLKLEYPGQPTPQPPPLPPAQWRMSKPHVDVTEDEEDNLYEALKSAFDLKLLGSAMFQQPKPAPAKQQDTNKEANIVEQKSKQDQQKLNGQKEANQAVNGTEMDERGDFLQQIRSKSFNLRRTVTAKPTNTPAPTNVQVTAILEKANAIRQAVGSDDGDDDDTWSDA
- the LOC126726189 gene encoding protein SCAR3 isoform X6; this encodes MPLVRLEVRNEYGLGQPELYKETNRDDPKAVLDGVAVAGLVGILRQLGDLAEFGAEVFHGLQEQIMTTASRSHKLKVRVQRIEVALPSLEKAVLTQTSHIHFAYTAGSEWHPRIRNEQNHFIYNDLPRFIMDSYEGCRDPPRLHLLDKFDTGGPGSCLKRYSDPTFFKKVFFTSDEATEKTQANRKARRSKKKRSSQRNGQVLRSTSISNRSSRLQFASPTVNRQTSPLQTTSAVDIMSNSDMGDCSNSFDSRSGLQFTSHIVNGRTSPQTASTVDTTLDPGDHANSYDSRTASGYIECVFHPSHSVQPEQQESPSSRLMQPNDTLDSTFPEEETKAIVDNFPQSLLQEQIASGSCVTWDEKSEIVEPKGHQSDRDEAPETLLSNSDTDTHEGRGVDLRNVDQMDTHEGGGVNLRNVDQIDTHEGSGVNLRNVDQMDTHEGSGVNLRNVDQMDTHEGRGVILRIVDQMNTHEGRGVDLRNVDQMDTHEGRGVDLSNVDQMDKHEGREGRGVTLRNVDQMDKHEGRGVTLRIVDQMNTHEGRGVDLRNVDQMDTHEGRGVDLRNVDQMDTHEGRGVNLRNVDQMNTLEGSEVNLRNVDQIYTHEGRGVNLRNVDQMDTHEGRGVNLRNDDHVDGLHENSLELMSGMNQIDDIESETDNYMDALNTIESESENDIDCQTKREVELYNSDSDDEGIDVIHELPVNSSDHNPPELESHTASYISSNEGMLSNIPNSDSPESFAHEHIPQMAKISPNLDHSVDNDSSESSDILDDSNSVSVSGPISSASEISDFRDPSRGKIISGFFKSQETPADISGVHSNTFWTNGGLLGLEPSKPPDFTMQNAMKQDSVNRSKDETVCLPAHGFMLRGDEHEAKQDILAKKAGVIEKDPSYVCSTSCQDGVSTKKTDSGFSPVDSDSKCEISVMAPKTVMPVAPDMKSSYAEGNQENDENSSLVFGLSRRLLANGLYKKVSLVHHDNPEPVSSVDAVGLEQCSGQHRVVNQTIPETTIEEQLGHGSPVDSLTSSPPLEHMKISFHPLNGFETSKLKLKFPDGNQRFEGMRDMFPSFQLVPEPDIPLNEFVSESDDDTFCRSSPSKSDDCLSHHSESNSEQWESGEIPEINNLELYDALCRIPSGESMSSSMDFVGTANNGVHIDGGNKSADTRNGVEPSLSGPFLDLPNFDTVNPVLLQKTNDDPNLLKLEYPGQPTPQPPPLPPAQWRMSKPHVDVTEDEEDNLYEALKSAFDLKLLGSAMFQQPKPAPAKQQDTNKEANIVEQKSKQDQQKLNGQKEANQAVNGTEMDERGDFLQQIRSKSFNLRRTVTAKPTNTPAPTNVQVTAILEKANAIRQAVGSDDGDDDDTWSDA
- the LOC126726189 gene encoding protein SCAR1 isoform X45, with translation MPLVRLEVRNEYGLGQPELYKETNRDDPKAVLDGVAVAGLVGILRQLGDLAEFGAEVFHGLQEQIMTTASRSHKLKVRVQRIEVALPSLEKAVLTQTSHIHFAYTAGSEWHPRIRNEQNHFIYNDLPRFIMDSYEGCRDPPRLHLLDKFDTGGPGSCLKRYSDPTFFKKVFFTSDEATEKTQANRKARRSKKKRSSQRNGQVLRSTSISNRSSRLQFASPTVNRQTSPLQTTSAVDIMSNSDMGDCSNSFDSRSGLQFTSHIVNGRTSPQTASTVDTTLDPGDHANSYDSRTASGYIECVFHPSHSVQPEQQESPSSRLMQPNDTLDSTFPEEETKAIVDNFPQSLLQEQIASGSCVTWDEKSEIVEPKGHQSDRDEAPETLLSNSDTDTHEGRGVDLRNVDQMDTHEGGGVNLRNVDQIDTHEGSGVNLRNVDQMDTHEGSGVNLRNVDQMDTHEGRGVDLRNVDQMNTLEGSEVNLRNVDQIYTHEGRGVNLRNVDQMDTHEGRGVNLRNDDHVDGLHENSLELMSGMNQIDDIESETDNYMDALNTIESESENDIDCQTKREVELYNSDSDDEGIDVIHELPVNSSDHNPPELESHTASYISSNEGMLSNIPNSDSPESFAHEHIPQMAKISPNLDHSVDNDSSESSDILDDSNSVSVSGPISSASEISDFRDPSRGKIISGFFKSQETPADISGVHSNTFWTNGGLLGLEPSKPPDFTMQNAMKQDSVNRSKDETVCLPAHGFMLRGDEHEAKQDILAKKAGVIEKDPSYVCSTSCQDGVSTKKTDSGFSPVDSDSKCEISVMAPKTVMPVAPDMKSSYAEGNQENDENSSLVFGLSRRLLANGLYKKVSLVHHDNPEPVSSVDAVGLEQCSGQHRVVNQTIPETTIEEQLGHGSPVDSLTSSPPLEHMKISFHPLNGFETSKLKLKFPDGNQRFEGMRDMFPSFQLVPEPDIPLNEFVSESDDDTFCRSSPSKSDDCLSHHSESNSEQWESGEIPEINNLELYDALCRIPSGESMSSSMDFVGTANNGVHIDGGNKSADTRNGVEPSLSGPFLDLPNFDTVNPVLLQKTNDDPNLLKLEYPGQPTPQPPPLPPAQWRMSKPHVDVTEDEEDNLYEALKSAFDLKLLGSAMFQQPKPAPAKQQDTNKEANIVEQKSKQDQQKLNGQKEANQAVNGTEMDERGDFLQQIRSKSFNLRRTVTAKPTNTPAPTNVQVTAILEKANAIRQAVGSDDGDDDDTWSDA
- the LOC126726189 gene encoding protein SCAR1 isoform X32, whose protein sequence is MPLVRLEVRNEYGLGQPELYKETNRDDPKAVLDGVAVAGLVGILRQLGDLAEFGAEVFHGLQEQIMTTASRSHKLKVRVQRIEVALPSLEKAVLTQTSHIHFAYTAGSEWHPRIRNEQNHFIYNDLPRFIMDSYEGCRDPPRLHLLDKFDTGGPGSCLKRYSDPTFFKKVFFTSDEATEKTQANRKARRSKKKRSSQRNGQVLRSTSISNRSSRLQFASPTVNRQTSPLQTTSAVDIMSNSDMGDCSNSFDSRSGLQFTSHIVNGRTSPQTASTVDTTLDPGDHANSYDSRTASGYIECVFHPSHSVQPEQQESPSSRLMQPNDTLDSTFPEEETKAIVDNFPQSLLQEQIASGSCVTWDEKSEIVEPKGHQSDRDEAPETLLSNSDTDTHEGRGVDLRNVDQMDTHEGGGVNLRNVDQIDTHEGSGVNLRNVDQMDTHEGSGVNLRNVDQMDTHEGRGVILRIVDQMNTHEGRGVDLRNVDQMDTHEGRGVDLRNVDQMDTHEGRGVDLRNVDQMNTLEGSEVNLRNVDQIYTHEGRGVNLRNVDQMDTHEGRGVNLRNDDHVDGLHENSLELMSGMNQIDDIESETDNYMDALNTIESESENDIDCQTKREVELYNSDSDDEGIDVIHELPVNSSDHNPPELESHTASYISSNEGMLSNIPNSDSPESFAHEHIPQMAKISPNLDHSVDNDSSESSDILDDSNSVSVSGPISSASEISDFRDPSRGKIISGFFKSQETPADISGVHSNTFWTNGGLLGLEPSKPPDFTMQNAMKQDSVNRSKDETVCLPAHGFMLRGDEHEAKQDILAKKAGVIEKDPSYVCSTSCQDGVSTKKTDSGFSPVDSDSKCEISVMAPKTVMPVAPDMKSSYAEGNQENDENSSLVFGLSRRLLANGLYKKVSLVHHDNPEPVSSVDAVGLEQCSGQHRVVNQTIPETTIEEQLGHGSPVDSLTSSPPLEHMKISFHPLNGFETSKLKLKFPDGNQRFEGMRDMFPSFQLVPEPDIPLNEFVSESDDDTFCRSSPSKSDDCLSHHSESNSEQWESGEIPEINNLELYDALCRIPSGESMSSSMDFVGTANNGVHIDGGNKSADTRNGVEPSLSGPFLDLPNFDTVNPVLLQKTNDDPNLLKLEYPGQPTPQPPPLPPAQWRMSKPHVDVTEDEEDNLYEALKSAFDLKLLGSAMFQQPKPAPAKQQDTNKEANIVEQKSKQDQQKLNGQKEANQAVNGTEMDERGDFLQQIRSKSFNLRRTVTAKPTNTPAPTNVQVTAILEKANAIRQAVGSDDGDDDDTWSDA
- the LOC126726189 gene encoding protein SCAR3 isoform X24 — encoded protein: MPLVRLEVRNEYGLGQPELYKETNRDDPKAVLDGVAVAGLVGILRQLGDLAEFGAEVFHGLQEQIMTTASRSHKLKVRVQRIEVALPSLEKAVLTQTSHIHFAYTAGSEWHPRIRNEQNHFIYNDLPRFIMDSYEGCRDPPRLHLLDKFDTGGPGSCLKRYSDPTFFKKVFFTSDEATEKTQANRKARRSKKKRSSQRNGQVLRSTSISNRSSRLQFASPTVNRQTSPLQTTSAVDIMSNSDMGDCSNSFDSRSGLQFTSHIVNGRTSPQTASTVDTTLDPGDHANSYDSRTASGYIECVFHPSHSVQPEQQESPSSRLMQPNDTLDSTFPEEETKAIVDNFPQSLLQEQIASGSCVTWDEKSEIVEPKGHQSDRDEAPETLLSNSDTDTHEGRGVDLRNVDQMDTHEGGGVNLRNVDQIDTHEGSGVNLRNVDQMDTHEGSGVNLRNVDQMDTHEGRGVILRIVDQMNTHEGRGVDLRNVDQMDTHEGRGVDLRNVDQMDTHEGRGVDLRNVDQMDTHEGRGVNLRNVDQMNTLEGSEVNLRNVDQIYTHEGRGVNLRNVDQMDTHEGRGVNLRNDDHVDGLHENSLELMSGMNQIDDIESETDNYMDALNTIESESENDIDCQTKREVELYNSDSDDEGIDVIHELPVNSSDHNPPELESHTASYISSNEGMLSNIPNSDSPESFAHEHIPQMAKISPNLDHSVDNDSSESSDILDDSNSVSVSGPISSASEISDFRDPSRGKIISGFFKSQETPADISGVHSNTFWTNGGLLGLEPSKPPDFTMQNAMKQDSVNRSKDETVCLPAHGFMLRGDEHEAKQDILAKKAGVIEKDPSYVCSTSCQDGVSTKKTDSGFSPVDSDSKCEISVMAPKTVMPVAPDMKSSYAEGNQENDENSSLVFGLSRRLLANGLYKKVSLVHHDNPEPVSSVDAVGLEQCSGQHRVVNQTIPETTIEEQLGHGSPVDSLTSSPPLEHMKISFHPLNGFETSKLKLKFPDGNQRFEGMRDMFPSFQLVPEPDIPLNEFVSESDDDTFCRSSPSKSDDCLSHHSESNSEQWESGEIPEINNLELYDALCRIPSGESMSSSMDFVGTANNGVHIDGGNKSADTRNGVEPSLSGPFLDLPNFDTVNPVLLQKTNDDPNLLKLEYPGQPTPQPPPLPPAQWRMSKPHVDVTEDEEDNLYEALKSAFDLKLLGSAMFQQPKPAPAKQQDTNKEANIVEQKSKQDQQKLNGQKEANQAVNGTEMDERGDFLQQIRSKSFNLRRTVTAKPTNTPAPTNVQVTAILEKANAIRQAVGSDDGDDDDTWSDA
- the LOC126726189 gene encoding protein SCAR3 isoform X26, with the protein product MPLVRLEVRNEYGLGQPELYKETNRDDPKAVLDGVAVAGLVGILRQLGDLAEFGAEVFHGLQEQIMTTASRSHKLKVRVQRIEVALPSLEKAVLTQTSHIHFAYTAGSEWHPRIRNEQNHFIYNDLPRFIMDSYEGCRDPPRLHLLDKFDTGGPGSCLKRYSDPTFFKKVFFTSDEATEKTQANRKARRSKKKRSSQRNGQVLRSTSISNRSSRLQFASPTVNRQTSPLQTTSAVDIMSNSDMGDCSNSFDSRSGLQFTSHIVNGRTSPQTASTVDTTLDPGDHANSYDSRTASGYIECVFHPSHSVQPEQQESPSSRLMQPNDTLDSTFPEEETKAIVDNFPQSLLQEQIASGSCVTWDEKSEIVEPKGHQSDRDEAPETLLSNSDTDTHEGRGVDLRNVDQMDTHEGGGVNLRNVDQIDTHEGSGVNLRNVDQMDTHEGSGVNLRNVDQMDTHEGRGVILRIVDQMNTHEGRGVDLRNVDQMDKHEGRGVTLRNVDQMDTHEGRGVDLRNVDQMDTHEGRGVNLRNVDQMNTLEGSEVNLRNVDQIYTHEGRGVNLRNVDQMDTHEGRGVNLRNDDHVDGLHENSLELMSGMNQIDDIESETDNYMDALNTIESESENDIDCQTKREVELYNSDSDDEGIDVIHELPVNSSDHNPPELESHTASYISSNEGMLSNIPNSDSPESFAHEHIPQMAKISPNLDHSVDNDSSESSDILDDSNSVSVSGPISSASEISDFRDPSRGKIISGFFKSQETPADISGVHSNTFWTNGGLLGLEPSKPPDFTMQNAMKQDSVNRSKDETVCLPAHGFMLRGDEHEAKQDILAKKAGVIEKDPSYVCSTSCQDGVSTKKTDSGFSPVDSDSKCEISVMAPKTVMPVAPDMKSSYAEGNQENDENSSLVFGLSRRLLANGLYKKVSLVHHDNPEPVSSVDAVGLEQCSGQHRVVNQTIPETTIEEQLGHGSPVDSLTSSPPLEHMKISFHPLNGFETSKLKLKFPDGNQRFEGMRDMFPSFQLVPEPDIPLNEFVSESDDDTFCRSSPSKSDDCLSHHSESNSEQWESGEIPEINNLELYDALCRIPSGESMSSSMDFVGTANNGVHIDGGNKSADTRNGVEPSLSGPFLDLPNFDTVNPVLLQKTNDDPNLLKLEYPGQPTPQPPPLPPAQWRMSKPHVDVTEDEEDNLYEALKSAFDLKLLGSAMFQQPKPAPAKQQDTNKEANIVEQKSKQDQQKLNGQKEANQAVNGTEMDERGDFLQQIRSKSFNLRRTVTAKPTNTPAPTNVQVTAILEKANAIRQAVGSDDGDDDDTWSDA
- the LOC126726189 gene encoding protein SCAR1 isoform X40 — its product is MPLVRLEVRNEYGLGQPELYKETNRDDPKAVLDGVAVAGLVGILRQLGDLAEFGAEVFHGLQEQIMTTASRSHKLKVRVQRIEVALPSLEKAVLTQTSHIHFAYTAGSEWHPRIRNEQNHFIYNDLPRFIMDSYEGCRDPPRLHLLDKFDTGGPGSCLKRYSDPTFFKKVFFTSDEATEKTQANRKARRSKKKRSSQRNGQVLRSTSISNRSSRLQFASPTVNRQTSPLQTTSAVDIMSNSDMGDCSNSFDSRSGLQFTSHIVNGRTSPQTASTVDTTLDPGDHANSYDSRTASGYIECVFHPSHSVQPEQQESPSSRLMQPNDTLDSTFPEEETKAIVDNFPQSLLQEQIASGSCVTWDEKSEIVEPKGHQSDRDEAPETLLSNSDTDTHEGRGVDLRNVDQMDTHEGGGVNLRNVDQIDTHEGSGVNLRNVDQMDTHEGSGVNLRNVDQMDTHEGRGVDLRNVDQMDTHEGRGVNLRNVDQMNTLEGSEVNLRNVDQIYTHEGRGVNLRNVDQMDTHEGRGVNLRNDDHVDGLHENSLELMSGMNQIDDIESETDNYMDALNTIESESENDIDCQTKREVELYNSDSDDEGIDVIHELPVNSSDHNPPELESHTASYISSNEGMLSNIPNSDSPESFAHEHIPQMAKISPNLDHSVDNDSSESSDILDDSNSVSVSGPISSASEISDFRDPSRGKIISGFFKSQETPADISGVHSNTFWTNGGLLGLEPSKPPDFTMQNAMKQDSVNRSKDETVCLPAHGFMLRGDEHEAKQDILAKKAGVIEKDPSYVCSTSCQDGVSTKKTDSGFSPVDSDSKCEISVMAPKTVMPVAPDMKSSYAEGNQENDENSSLVFGLSRRLLANGLYKKVSLVHHDNPEPVSSVDAVGLEQCSGQHRVVNQTIPETTIEEQLGHGSPVDSLTSSPPLEHMKISFHPLNGFETSKLKLKFPDGNQRFEGMRDMFPSFQLVPEPDIPLNEFVSESDDDTFCRSSPSKSDDCLSHHSESNSEQWESGEIPEINNLELYDALCRIPSGESMSSSMDFVGTANNGVHIDGGNKSADTRNGVEPSLSGPFLDLPNFDTVNPVLLQKTNDDPNLLKLEYPGQPTPQPPPLPPAQWRMSKPHVDVTEDEEDNLYEALKSAFDLKLLGSAMFQQPKPAPAKQQDTNKEANIVEQKSKQDQQKLNGQKEANQAVNGTEMDERGDFLQQIRSKSFNLRRTVTAKPTNTPAPTNVQVTAILEKANAIRQAVGSDDGDDDDTWSDA